The genomic DNA GCGTGGAGGGAAAAGATGGCAATTAATTAGAAAAAATTAAGGCTCCGGCTAAGGTGGTATGCAGTACAAATGATAGTAATAATGAATAAACGATGACATCGTCGTTGTGTAACATTTTAtcaacttgtttttttttattgagcaCATTCGAGACTAGTGTGTTCGTTTCATCTTTCCAAGCGGCAGCGCACAACGTATACACTATTAGCTAAACGTCTTCAGCGCTTTCGCCCAACTGTAGCGCACCGATTTGGCCAATCCAGCCGTGGGAATATTTTTAATCGATTGCCAAACGCTGCTGGCCCACACAATTGACCGCAGGCTGGACGCTACAATCGACTGGTAGTTGGTCGATCGGGACACCCCTATCAAAATGTCCTCCGTGTCTTGCCGATACCGCCCACTCGTTTGGCGCTCCACGATCAGCCGTATTGGCCACTTGGGAAGCCCGTTCAGGTGGGCCAGTACGGATGCTTCGGAAAGATCCTGTGTGCAGATTTGATTATCGCTTCCGCTGATCGGCAGCTCCAGACAGTGGTGGAAATCTTCAAACGAAGCCGAATACAGGTTGCGAAAGTTCTCCAGCTGGGGGCGCACAATGTTGTTGACTTTGTCCTTGTTTTCGCCGAAAATCATTCGAAAATCTCCACTGTAGCTTAGGTTCGATATTGCCCGGTACAGCTCGAACTCGGTAAACTTCTCCGGCAGTAGCAACAGGGCCGCGTGTACGGCCGACCGAAGGTTCTGCTCGATGGCGTTCTGTATTTTCGAGCTGGAAGCGTTCCGTATGATCTCCACCGGCTTGTGCAGCCGTCCGGCCAGATAGAGGCAGCGCCAGTCCGTCAGGTCCTCCAGCAGATCCTTGGTGGACACCACACCGTACTTGATGATAACGTCCTCGTCGGGGATTTGCACTAGCGTGTTGAAGTAAACGCGTGCCCCAAACGTTTCCTGGTACTTGGCGATCACGTCACCGCCCAGCAAGCGCATGCCGGAATAGTGCTCGAAGTTTTGGTCCAGGTTAGCCGTGTGCCATCGGTGAGCATTGTCCACCACGTATATGAGGTCGATCATGTTGCGCTTCGACCGAACGGATTCGTATCCGAGCTGCTGCTTTACGCCGGACCCGTACGCAAAGCAGAAGGAGAAGCTTTGAGGAAACTTGGACAGTATCCGGAAGAACATCGGTGCAGTATTGCCGCGTGAAAGCATTGTTATGGTTTGTTTCGGGGACACCCTTATCAGTCGGTCGAACGATCACGCTCTCGGTCTGCACTTTGGTGTTCACTGCCAACAACAGCACATTGCGCGAGTTTGTTTTCGATGATTTAAACAACACTTTCTCGTTATTACTTAACACATTTCGCGCCCAGTCCAGCACTTGCTTATCGATCGCCGACAAGCCGAAACGCGGtcacaaaaccacacaaatgTCAAACGCATCGCACATAAAGGGCATGTATTTTGGTACgcctagcagcagcagcagcatcgttgGCTGATGGCGATGCGAGTCGAATCGGTTGCATTT from Anopheles stephensi strain Indian chromosome 2, UCI_ANSTEP_V1.0, whole genome shotgun sequence includes the following:
- the LOC118506388 gene encoding phosphatidate cytidylyltransferase, mitochondrial, whose product is MLSRGNTAPMFFRILSKFPQSFSFCFAYGSGVKQQLGYESVRSKRNMIDLIYVVDNAHRWHTANLDQNFEHYSGMRLLGGDVIAKYQETFGARVYFNTLVQIPDEDVIIKYGVVSTKDLLEDLTDWRCLYLAGRLHKPVEIIRNASSSKIQNAIEQNLRSAVHAALLLLPEKFTEFELYRAISNLSYSGDFRMIFGENKDKVNNIVRPQLENFRNLYSASFEDFHHCLELPISGSDNQICTQDLSEASVLAHLNGLPKWPIRLIVERQTSGRYRQDTEDILIGVSRSTNYQSIVASSLRSIVWASSVWQSIKNIPTAGLAKSVRYSWAKALKTFS